From Pseudomonas vanderleydeniana, the proteins below share one genomic window:
- the bglX gene encoding beta-glucosidase BglX: MKKLCLLGLAVGLASLPVAADSKTAPIENKDAFIAHLMKQMTLEEKIGQLRLISIGPEMPRELIRKEIAAGNIGGTFNSISRPENRPMQDAAMRSRLKIPMFFAYDVIHGHRTIFPISLGLASSWDMDAIGRSGRIAAQEASADSLDITFAPMVDISRDPRWGRTSEGFGEDTYLVSRIAKVMVQAYQGKSPSQADSIMASVKHFALYGAVEGGRDYNVVDMSPVKMYQTYLPPYRAAIDAGAGGVMVALNSVNGVPATSNTWLMQDLLRKDWGFKGLAVSDHGAIFELLKHGVAKDGREAAKLAIKAGIDMSMNDSLYGKELPGLIKSGEVPQSDLDNAVREVLGAKYDMGLFKDPYLRIGKAEDDPADTNAESRLHRAEARDVAKRSLVLLKNEKQTLPLEKSAKIAVVGPLAKAPIDMMGSWAAAGQPAQSVTLFDGMSRALGDKGQLVYARGSNITTDKKIVDYLNFLNFDAPEVVDDPRPEQQLIDEAVQAAKQADVVVAAVGESRGMSHESSSRTDLNIPETQRKLIAALKATGKPLVLVLMNGRPLTIGQEQDQADAVLETWFSGTEGGNAIADVLFGDYNPSGKLPITFPRSVGQVPMYYNHLTIGRPFTPGKPGNYTSQYFDEENTPLYPFGYGLSYTDFSLSNMALSSTTLNKSGKLDASITVRNTGKRDGETVVQLYIQDVAGSMIRPVKELKNFQKVMLKAGEEKVIHFTIDENDLKFYNTQLKYVAEPGKFNVQIGLDSRDVTQQSFELL, encoded by the coding sequence ATGAAGAAGCTGTGTTTGCTGGGCCTTGCTGTCGGCCTGGCCAGTCTCCCGGTTGCGGCGGACAGCAAGACCGCCCCCATCGAAAACAAGGACGCCTTCATCGCCCACCTGATGAAGCAGATGACCCTCGAGGAAAAGATCGGCCAGTTGCGCCTGATCAGCATCGGTCCGGAGATGCCCCGTGAGCTGATCCGCAAGGAAATTGCCGCGGGCAACATCGGCGGTACCTTCAACTCCATCTCCCGCCCGGAAAACCGCCCGATGCAGGACGCGGCCATGCGCAGCCGGCTGAAGATCCCGATGTTCTTCGCCTATGACGTGATCCACGGCCACCGGACCATCTTCCCGATCAGCCTGGGCCTGGCTTCCAGCTGGGACATGGATGCCATCGGCCGCTCCGGGCGCATCGCCGCCCAGGAGGCCAGTGCCGACAGCCTCGACATCACCTTCGCGCCGATGGTCGACATCTCCCGCGATCCACGCTGGGGCCGCACCTCCGAAGGTTTCGGCGAAGACACCTACCTGGTCTCGCGCATCGCCAAGGTGATGGTCCAGGCCTACCAGGGCAAGAGCCCGAGCCAGGCGGACAGCATCATGGCCAGCGTCAAGCACTTCGCCCTGTATGGCGCGGTGGAAGGCGGCCGCGACTACAACGTGGTCGACATGAGCCCGGTGAAGATGTACCAGACCTACCTGCCGCCCTACCGTGCCGCCATCGACGCCGGTGCTGGCGGGGTGATGGTCGCGCTGAACTCGGTCAACGGGGTGCCCGCCACCTCCAACACCTGGCTGATGCAGGACCTGCTGCGCAAGGACTGGGGCTTCAAGGGCCTGGCGGTCAGCGACCACGGGGCGATCTTCGAACTGCTCAAGCATGGTGTCGCCAAGGACGGTCGCGAAGCGGCCAAGCTGGCGATCAAGGCCGGCATCGACATGAGCATGAACGACTCGCTGTACGGCAAGGAACTGCCGGGGCTGATCAAGTCCGGCGAAGTGCCGCAGAGCGACCTGGACAACGCCGTGCGTGAAGTGCTGGGTGCCAAGTACGACATGGGCCTGTTCAAGGACCCGTACCTGCGCATCGGCAAGGCCGAGGATGATCCGGCCGACACCAACGCCGAAAGCCGCCTGCACCGTGCCGAAGCGCGCGACGTGGCCAAGCGCAGCCTGGTACTGCTCAAGAACGAGAAGCAGACCCTGCCGCTGGAAAAATCGGCGAAGATCGCCGTGGTCGGCCCGCTGGCCAAGGCCCCGATCGACATGATGGGCAGTTGGGCCGCCGCCGGCCAGCCGGCACAATCGGTCACCCTGTTCGACGGCATGAGCCGTGCCCTGGGCGACAAGGGCCAACTGGTCTACGCCCGTGGCTCGAACATCACCACCGACAAGAAGATCGTCGACTACCTGAACTTCCTCAACTTCGATGCGCCGGAAGTGGTCGATGACCCGCGTCCCGAGCAGCAGCTGATCGACGAGGCGGTCCAGGCCGCGAAGCAGGCGGACGTGGTCGTCGCTGCGGTGGGCGAATCGCGCGGCATGTCCCACGAATCGTCGAGCCGTACCGACCTGAACATCCCCGAGACCCAGCGCAAGCTGATCGCCGCCCTCAAGGCCACCGGCAAGCCGCTGGTACTGGTGCTGATGAACGGCCGTCCGCTGACCATCGGCCAGGAACAGGACCAGGCCGATGCCGTGCTGGAAACCTGGTTCAGCGGTACCGAAGGCGGCAACGCCATCGCCGATGTGCTGTTCGGCGACTACAACCCGTCGGGCAAGCTGCCGATCACCTTCCCGCGCTCGGTCGGCCAGGTGCCGATGTACTACAACCACCTGACCATCGGCCGGCCGTTCACGCCGGGCAAGCCGGGCAACTACACCTCGCAGTACTTCGACGAGGAAAACACCCCGCTGTATCCGTTCGGCTACGGCCTGAGCTACACCGATTTCAGCCTGAGCAACATGGCGCTGTCCTCGACCACGCTGAACAAGAGCGGCAAGCTCGACGCCAGCATCACCGTGCGCAACACCGGCAAGCGTGATGGCGAGACCGTGGTGCAGCTGTACATCCAGGATGTGGCGGGTTCGATGATCCGTCCGGTCAAGGAGCTGAAGAACTTCCAGAAGGTCATGCTCAAGGCCGGTGAGGAGAAGGTCATTCACTTCACCATCGACGAGAACGACCTGAAGTTCTACAACACCCAGCTCAAGTACGTCGCCGAGCCGGGCAAGTTCAACGTGCAGATTGGCCTGGATTCCCGGGACGTGACGCAACAGAGCTTCGAACTGCTGTAA
- a CDS encoding TPM domain-containing protein gives MRIFKSAVWLLLCMLALTARAELRFPELTGRVVDNAGMIEAPVAEALTRELQAHEKATGEQIVVVTLPDLQGATIEEYGYQLGRHWGIGQKDRNNGALLIVARDERKVRIEVGYGLEERLTDARAALIINQLIVPQFKRGHVSSGIRSGVEAMLDTLGGKVQEPAEPQGDFGSRHPLLVAFLCVLFVLFCGVMQLMGYGPRGGGSGGLGGGGGSRSGGGFSGGGGSFGGGGSSGSW, from the coding sequence ATGCGCATATTCAAGAGCGCCGTGTGGCTGTTGCTCTGCATGCTGGCCCTGACGGCCAGGGCCGAGTTGCGGTTCCCCGAACTGACCGGGCGGGTGGTGGACAACGCCGGCATGATCGAGGCGCCGGTGGCCGAGGCATTGACCCGGGAACTGCAGGCCCATGAAAAGGCCACCGGCGAGCAGATCGTGGTGGTGACCCTGCCGGACCTGCAAGGCGCGACCATCGAGGAGTACGGCTACCAGTTGGGCCGGCACTGGGGCATTGGCCAGAAGGATCGCAACAACGGTGCCCTGCTGATCGTCGCCCGCGACGAGCGCAAGGTCCGTATCGAGGTGGGTTATGGCCTCGAGGAGCGCCTGACCGATGCCCGTGCCGCGCTGATCATCAACCAGTTGATCGTGCCGCAGTTCAAGCGTGGCCATGTCTCCAGCGGTATCCGCTCCGGGGTCGAGGCGATGCTCGATACCCTCGGCGGCAAGGTGCAGGAGCCGGCTGAGCCGCAGGGTGATTTCGGTTCACGGCATCCCTTGCTGGTCGCTTTCCTGTGCGTGCTGTTCGTGCTGTTCTGCGGCGTCATGCAACTGATGGGCTACGGCCCCAGGGGCGGTGGCTCGGGAGGACTGGGCGGCGGTGGTGGCAGCCGTTCCGGTGGAGGCTTCAGCGGTGGCGGTGGCAGTTTTGGCGGCGGCGGATCGTCGGGCAGTTGGTAA
- a CDS encoding FecR family protein, whose product MTRATDIEFDENSIDAQAASWFARNRDEQAPGTDKDFEAWRATPAHAKAYAEFEALWADLAELRQLNKPVPLASRRRNPWRPALAVAAALVCAVLTTNVGAPNSPYRHQVAAHAEGTRTLKLPDGSTLYVNANTRLRINFRSLQRDIYLDQGQLYLEVAADKERPLWVHAGNARVRVVGTAFDVRRGQKQLVVSVAHGQVAFEPEGDPGNATLLEARQRGTYDYAKGTVQQQAVSAEEVADWRSGHLTFRNRELLSLVDELNLYRSKPVQLAEGPLAHFKVSGSLDAQDPDALLNALPALIPVRTVALDDGQVRIESRK is encoded by the coding sequence ATGACCCGCGCCACCGACATCGAGTTCGATGAAAACAGCATCGACGCCCAGGCCGCCAGCTGGTTCGCCCGCAATCGCGACGAGCAGGCCCCGGGGACCGACAAGGATTTCGAAGCGTGGCGGGCCACTCCGGCACATGCCAAGGCCTACGCCGAATTCGAGGCCCTGTGGGCCGACCTCGCCGAACTCCGGCAACTGAACAAACCGGTGCCCCTGGCATCACGCCGGCGAAACCCGTGGCGCCCGGCCCTCGCTGTGGCCGCCGCGCTGGTCTGTGCGGTGCTGACCACCAACGTCGGTGCCCCCAACAGCCCCTACCGGCATCAGGTCGCCGCCCATGCCGAAGGCACCCGCACGCTGAAACTGCCGGACGGCAGCACCCTCTACGTGAACGCCAATACGCGGCTGCGCATCAATTTCCGCAGCCTGCAACGGGACATCTACCTGGATCAGGGCCAGCTCTACCTGGAAGTCGCCGCCGACAAGGAACGCCCCCTCTGGGTGCACGCCGGCAACGCACGGGTGCGCGTGGTCGGCACCGCGTTCGATGTACGGCGCGGGCAGAAACAGCTGGTGGTCAGCGTCGCCCACGGCCAGGTCGCCTTCGAGCCGGAAGGCGATCCGGGCAACGCGACCCTGCTCGAAGCCCGCCAGCGCGGGACCTACGATTACGCCAAGGGCACCGTGCAGCAACAGGCAGTGAGTGCCGAGGAAGTCGCCGACTGGCGTAGCGGCCACCTGACCTTTCGTAACCGCGAACTGCTCAGCCTGGTCGATGAGTTGAACCTCTACCGCAGCAAGCCGGTGCAACTGGCGGAGGGGCCGCTGGCTCACTTCAAGGTCTCCGGCAGCCTCGACGCGCAGGACCCGGATGCCCTGCTCAACGCCCTGCCGGCGTTGATCCCGGTCCGGACCGTGGCACTGGACGACGGCCAGGTGCGGATCGAGAGCCGCAAATAG
- a CDS encoding LemA family protein produces the protein MQAPQGLRSSWRVAVLVLLASVLAGCGINNIPTYDEQVKANWAQVQNQYQRRADLIPNLVETVKGYAKQEQDTLTAVVEARSRATSVQVDASTLDNPEKLKQYQEAQGQLTGALSRLMVVSERYPDLKSNQNFLALQSQLEGTENRISVARRDFILSVEKYNTEIRTFPGRLWHSLMYSDLPLRPNFEATSQDADKAPQVKF, from the coding sequence ATGCAGGCACCCCAAGGTTTGCGTTCGAGCTGGAGAGTCGCGGTCCTGGTCCTGTTGGCCAGCGTGCTGGCGGGCTGCGGTATCAACAATATTCCCACCTACGACGAGCAGGTGAAGGCCAACTGGGCCCAGGTGCAGAACCAGTACCAGCGGCGCGCCGACCTGATCCCGAACCTGGTGGAAACGGTCAAGGGCTATGCGAAGCAGGAACAGGACACCCTGACCGCCGTGGTCGAGGCCCGCTCGCGGGCGACCTCGGTGCAGGTCGATGCCAGTACCCTGGACAACCCCGAGAAGCTCAAGCAGTACCAGGAGGCCCAGGGTCAGTTGACTGGGGCGCTGAGCCGGCTGATGGTAGTGTCGGAGCGTTATCCGGACCTCAAGTCGAACCAGAATTTCCTCGCCCTGCAGTCGCAGCTCGAGGGGACGGAGAACCGCATCAGCGTGGCCCGGCGCGACTTCATTCTCAGCGTGGAGAAGTACAATACCGAGATCCGTACCTTTCCCGGTCGCCTCTGGCATAGCCTGATGTACAGCGACCTGCCGCTGCGGCCGAACTTCGAGGCGACCAGCCAGGACGCCGACAAGGCACCCCAAGTGAAGTTCTGA
- a CDS encoding TonB-dependent receptor, translated as MFRAAHELFHRCSRPTLVAACLVASLQVQAADKVAMSLPAQSLATSLSQVAQKTQIQLLFDEDQLHGIPARALEGQFTAQEAIALLLKGGDFKLIKVGSTFVIRKTDADPAPEKSAIQLGAMSILGDGQEVDSSSVGRSTLTRNDIERAQPSNIPSLLSTLPGISMGGSMKPGGQTINIWGLGDAEDVPLTVDGATKSSFERYQQGTIFIEPELIKSIEVEKGPHSPETGNGGFGGTVHMETKDAPDLLEDGRNSGAMVKYSYASNNHEQTYSGATYGRTDDGKIDGLVFLTQRDGGDMKLAEAPPNPNNQYPVNPKRIPNTAQDLDAMLLKLNLNLTDEQSLKLSYSRSNSERWTPFSAQSYPTPPTASNIRLYGYEGALKRLLANRETIDTTWSGKYEYKPLDNPLVDLKIKYSESNTDQTDERNATAFFSLATGGRKMDTDYKDRELEIKNTSLFDTGSLQHALTVGTQIRKHARETEMWMPGSTYNTARYNYGHFQPAFMPHGKVDANAFFIEDAVTLGDFTLTPSLRYDHVRNRGEANDAPYYSNPDPAIGHDYSDRTYTGWSPRLAAFWRVTPTQGLYANYSKTWRAPVIDEQYEVQGLGSRTATSVDLDPERITALRFGSISNFSKLLTDNDDLMIRTTFLHNRIEDEIFKATGVGCENQAINGGTISTACPPGPMSNYRNVGGTTIKGFEVESFYDSSYLFGQLSYAYLSGKRDNPYTNPWGPSVWARDIPPAKWVVLLGTKIPALDARVGWQGVYVRKTDRLPSDKYSSGPGTSVGDAFYDQYENDSYVVQSLFAQWKPQQRYLKGTEVNLTVDNLMNRNYRPELSGDRAYSVGRNLKVSLTRYF; from the coding sequence ATGTTTCGCGCTGCTCACGAGCTGTTCCATCGCTGTTCCCGCCCAACCCTGGTCGCCGCCTGCCTGGTGGCCAGCCTTCAGGTCCAGGCAGCCGACAAGGTTGCCATGAGCCTGCCAGCGCAGTCGCTGGCGACCTCTCTCAGCCAGGTGGCGCAGAAAACCCAGATCCAGTTGCTGTTCGACGAGGACCAGTTGCACGGTATCCCGGCACGTGCGCTGGAAGGCCAGTTCACCGCACAGGAAGCCATCGCCCTGCTGCTCAAGGGCGGCGACTTCAAGCTGATCAAGGTCGGCAGCACCTTCGTGATCCGCAAGACCGATGCCGACCCGGCCCCCGAAAAGAGCGCCATCCAACTGGGCGCGATGAGCATTCTCGGCGACGGCCAGGAAGTCGACTCCAGCAGCGTCGGCCGTTCGACCCTGACCAGGAACGATATCGAGCGCGCCCAACCGAGCAACATTCCCTCTCTGCTCTCGACGCTGCCCGGTATCAGCATGGGCGGCTCGATGAAACCGGGTGGCCAGACCATCAACATCTGGGGCCTGGGCGATGCCGAGGACGTGCCGCTGACCGTCGACGGTGCTACCAAGAGCAGCTTCGAGCGCTACCAGCAGGGCACCATCTTCATCGAGCCGGAGCTGATCAAGAGCATCGAGGTGGAAAAGGGCCCGCACTCGCCCGAAACCGGCAACGGCGGTTTTGGCGGCACCGTACACATGGAAACCAAGGATGCTCCCGACCTGCTGGAAGACGGCCGCAACAGCGGCGCCATGGTCAAGTACAGCTACGCCAGCAACAACCATGAACAGACCTACAGCGGCGCGACCTATGGCCGTACCGATGACGGCAAGATCGATGGCCTGGTGTTCCTGACCCAGCGTGACGGTGGCGACATGAAGCTGGCCGAAGCCCCGCCCAACCCCAACAACCAGTATCCGGTCAATCCCAAGCGCATCCCCAACACCGCCCAGGACCTGGATGCAATGCTGCTCAAGCTGAACCTGAATCTCACCGACGAGCAGAGTCTCAAGCTGTCCTACTCGCGCTCCAACAGCGAGCGCTGGACACCGTTCTCCGCCCAGAGCTACCCGACGCCACCCACCGCCTCAAACATTCGCCTGTATGGTTACGAAGGTGCGTTGAAGCGCCTGCTGGCCAATCGTGAAACCATCGACACCACCTGGTCGGGCAAGTACGAATACAAGCCACTGGACAACCCGCTGGTGGACCTGAAGATCAAGTACTCCGAATCCAACACCGACCAGACCGACGAACGCAACGCCACCGCCTTCTTCAGCCTGGCCACCGGTGGGCGCAAGATGGACACCGACTACAAGGACCGCGAGCTGGAGATCAAGAACACCAGCCTGTTCGATACCGGCTCCCTGCAGCATGCCCTGACGGTCGGCACGCAGATCCGCAAGCACGCCCGCGAGACCGAGATGTGGATGCCCGGCAGCACCTACAACACCGCACGCTACAACTATGGGCACTTCCAGCCGGCCTTCATGCCGCACGGCAAGGTCGACGCCAACGCGTTCTTCATCGAGGACGCCGTGACCCTGGGCGACTTCACCCTGACCCCGTCGCTGCGCTATGACCACGTGCGCAACCGTGGCGAGGCCAACGACGCGCCCTACTACTCCAATCCCGACCCGGCCATCGGCCACGACTACAGCGACCGCACCTACACCGGCTGGTCGCCACGCCTGGCGGCCTTCTGGCGGGTGACGCCGACCCAGGGCCTGTACGCCAACTACAGCAAGACCTGGCGCGCCCCGGTTATCGACGAGCAATACGAAGTCCAGGGGCTGGGCAGCCGCACCGCCACCAGCGTCGACCTCGACCCGGAACGCATCACCGCGTTGCGGTTCGGCAGCATCAGCAACTTCTCCAAGCTGCTCACCGATAACGATGACCTGATGATCCGCACCACCTTCCTGCACAACCGGATCGAGGATGAAATCTTCAAGGCGACCGGCGTGGGCTGCGAAAACCAGGCGATCAATGGCGGCACCATCAGCACCGCCTGTCCGCCCGGCCCGATGTCCAACTACCGCAACGTCGGTGGCACGACCATCAAGGGCTTCGAGGTCGAGAGTTTCTACGACTCCAGCTACTTGTTCGGCCAGCTCTCCTATGCCTACCTGAGTGGCAAGCGCGACAACCCGTACACCAACCCCTGGGGACCATCGGTCTGGGCTCGGGACATCCCGCCGGCCAAGTGGGTGGTGCTGCTCGGCACCAAGATCCCGGCCCTGGATGCCCGCGTCGGCTGGCAGGGTGTCTACGTACGCAAGACCGACCGGCTACCCAGCGACAAGTACAGCAGCGGCCCGGGTACCAGCGTCGGCGATGCCTTCTACGACCAGTACGAGAACGACAGTTATGTGGTGCAGAGCCTGTTCGCCCAGTGGAAACCGCAGCAGCGCTACCTGAAGGGCACGGAAGTGAACCTGACGGTGGACAACCTGATGAACCGCAACTACCGCCCGGAACTGAGCGGCGACCGCGCCTACAGCGTGGGCCGCAACCTCAAGGTCAGCCTGACACGCTACTTCTGA
- a CDS encoding ribbon-helix-helix domain-containing protein, translating to MCELYVKADPILYESRSRSLRIGGVVTTLRLENQFWDILSEMAEGEGVTTNQMITRLYEEVMDYRGEVVNFASFLRVGCTRYLSQKRAQVRELSVVRANAG from the coding sequence ATGTGCGAGCTCTACGTCAAAGCCGATCCGATTCTCTACGAGTCGCGTTCGCGATCACTGCGCATCGGTGGCGTGGTGACCACCCTGCGCCTGGAGAACCAGTTCTGGGACATCCTCAGCGAGATGGCCGAGGGCGAGGGCGTGACCACCAACCAGATGATCACCCGGCTGTACGAGGAGGTGATGGACTACCGCGGCGAGGTGGTGAACTTCGCCTCGTTCCTGCGGGTCGGGTGTACCCGTTACCTGAGCCAGAAACGGGCTCAGGTCAGGGAGTTGAGCGTGGTGCGGGCGAACGCCGGCTGA
- a CDS encoding DJ-1/PfpI family protein, translating into MAAKKILMLVGDYVEDYEVMVPFQALQMVGHQVHAVCPDKTAGQTVRTAIHDFEGDQTYSEKPGHLFALNFDFAQVDAANYDGLLIPGGRAPEYLRLNDKVLQLVRAFDQAGKPIAAVCHGAQLLAAAGILEGRECSAYPACAPEVRLAGGRYIDIAVDKAHVQGNLATAPAWPAHPSWLAAFLGLLGTQITL; encoded by the coding sequence ATGGCCGCGAAAAAGATCCTGATGCTGGTTGGCGATTACGTCGAGGACTACGAAGTGATGGTGCCGTTCCAGGCCCTGCAGATGGTCGGTCACCAGGTGCATGCCGTGTGCCCGGACAAGACCGCCGGCCAGACCGTGCGTACCGCGATCCATGATTTCGAGGGCGACCAGACCTACAGCGAGAAGCCCGGCCACCTGTTCGCATTGAATTTCGACTTTGCCCAGGTCGATGCCGCCAATTATGACGGTCTGTTGATTCCGGGTGGCCGTGCGCCGGAGTATCTGCGTCTGAACGACAAGGTGCTGCAACTGGTGCGGGCCTTCGACCAGGCCGGCAAGCCGATCGCCGCGGTGTGTCATGGCGCGCAATTGCTGGCGGCGGCGGGTATCCTTGAAGGTCGCGAGTGCAGTGCCTACCCGGCCTGTGCCCCGGAGGTACGCCTGGCCGGTGGTCGCTATATCGATATCGCGGTCGACAAGGCCCACGTCCAGGGCAATCTCGCCACCGCTCCGGCCTGGCCGGCGCATCCGAGCTGGCTGGCGGCCTTCCTGGGCCTGCTGGGCACCCAAATCACCCTGTAA
- a CDS encoding class I SAM-dependent methyltransferase, protein MSVTAKPAQSVPDHHAQFIELLETSLAQNAFIKLVLAKHVGAEADLQRLIIKQLTVKDQPCLSFVYRYKTRDITKNFPLAEGVANIAALLPASFRNAHLLSLTDEIQLEYSKKGKSTLFRGKAQQEREVPSAEHNREKNRYLELNRPFLTDLGVTNRQHELIPAMSRKWKQINKFIEVFSHALGSSPIQLDRPVRVADFGSGKGYLTFAIHDYLCNTRQAEAQVTGVELREDMVSLCNAAAARLEHPGLVFKCGDVRSVAPSELDVMIALHACDIATDYAIHTGIRSGAAIIMCSPCCHKQIRQQIQSPALLKPMLQYGLHLGQQAEMVTDSLRALFLEACGYETKVFEFISLEHTNKNKMILAVKRAEPQDPARLLAKIEELKTFYAIQEHCLETLLRGDGYLS, encoded by the coding sequence ATGTCAGTCACTGCAAAACCCGCCCAGTCCGTGCCGGACCACCATGCCCAGTTCATCGAACTGCTCGAAACCAGCCTGGCGCAGAATGCCTTCATCAAGCTGGTGCTGGCCAAGCATGTCGGTGCCGAGGCGGACCTGCAGCGGCTGATCATCAAGCAACTGACGGTCAAGGACCAGCCCTGCCTGTCCTTCGTCTACCGCTACAAGACCCGCGACATCACCAAGAATTTTCCCTTGGCCGAGGGGGTGGCGAACATCGCGGCGCTGTTGCCGGCGTCGTTCAGGAACGCCCACTTGCTCTCGCTGACCGACGAGATCCAGCTCGAATACAGCAAGAAGGGCAAGAGCACGCTGTTCAGGGGCAAGGCGCAACAGGAGCGGGAAGTGCCCTCGGCCGAACACAACCGCGAGAAGAATCGCTACCTGGAACTGAACCGGCCGTTCCTCACCGACCTGGGCGTGACCAACCGCCAGCATGAGCTGATCCCGGCGATGTCGCGCAAGTGGAAGCAGATCAACAAGTTCATCGAGGTGTTCTCCCATGCCCTGGGCAGCTCACCGATCCAGCTCGACCGGCCGGTGCGGGTGGCGGACTTCGGTTCGGGCAAGGGCTACCTGACCTTCGCCATCCACGATTACCTGTGCAACACCCGGCAGGCCGAGGCGCAGGTGACAGGCGTCGAGTTGCGCGAGGACATGGTGAGCCTGTGCAATGCGGCCGCCGCGCGCCTGGAGCATCCGGGCCTGGTGTTCAAGTGCGGTGACGTACGCAGCGTGGCGCCGAGCGAGCTGGACGTGATGATCGCCCTGCACGCCTGCGATATCGCCACCGACTACGCGATTCACACGGGCATCCGCTCCGGGGCGGCGATCATCATGTGCTCGCCGTGCTGCCACAAGCAGATCCGCCAGCAGATCCAGAGCCCGGCGCTGCTCAAGCCGATGCTGCAATACGGCCTGCACCTGGGCCAGCAGGCGGAGATGGTCACCGACAGCCTGCGGGCGCTGTTCCTCGAAGCCTGTGGCTACGAAACCAAGGTGTTCGAGTTCATCTCCCTGGAGCACACCAACAAGAACAAGATGATCCTCGCGGTCAAGCGCGCCGAGCCGCAGGACCCGGCCCGGCTGCTGGCGAAGATCGAGGAGCTCAAGACCTTCTATGCCATCCAGGAGCATTGCCTGGAAACCCTGCTGCGCGGCGATGGCTACTTGAGCTGA
- a CDS encoding TPM domain-containing protein yields the protein MALLSEYEQRQVAEAIARVERQTDAELVTVLARRADDYAYIPLLWASLLALLVPGVINFFFGWLNSHTLLAVQWSSFILLCLLFRIPSVTSRLIPRSVRHWRASGLARRQFLEQNLHHTVGGTGVLIFVSEAERYVEILVDEGIARRLDNSVWEPIVKAFTERVKQGQTLQGFVSCIEDCGKLLVTHVPLTQARNELPNRLVVLG from the coding sequence ATGGCCTTACTCAGTGAATACGAACAGCGCCAGGTCGCCGAAGCGATCGCGCGGGTGGAGCGCCAGACCGATGCGGAACTGGTGACGGTACTGGCCCGTCGCGCCGACGACTACGCCTATATCCCCCTGCTCTGGGCCAGCCTGCTGGCCCTGCTGGTGCCGGGCGTGATCAACTTCTTCTTCGGTTGGCTGAACAGCCACACCCTGTTGGCCGTGCAGTGGAGCAGCTTCATCCTGTTGTGCCTGCTGTTTCGCATCCCGTCGGTCACCAGCCGGCTGATTCCACGTTCGGTGCGGCACTGGCGCGCCTCGGGGCTGGCGCGGCGGCAGTTTCTCGAACAGAACCTGCACCACACGGTTGGCGGTACCGGCGTGCTGATCTTCGTCAGCGAGGCCGAGCGCTATGTGGAGATCCTGGTGGACGAGGGGATCGCCCGGCGCCTGGACAACAGTGTCTGGGAGCCGATCGTCAAGGCGTTCACCGAGCGGGTCAAGCAGGGACAGACCCTGCAGGGCTTCGTCTCCTGCATCGAGGACTGCGGCAAGCTGCTGGTCACCCACGTGCCATTGACCCAGGCGCGCAACGAGTTGCCGAACCGCCTGGTGGTGCTGGGCTGA
- a CDS encoding DMT family transporter: MSSRENTGMLLGLLGVVIFSLTLPFTRIVVQEINPLLNGLGRALVAAVPAAALLLWRREKWPTWSQFKGLWLVIAGVILGFPVLSAWAMQSLPASHGALVNGLQPLCVALYAAWLSHERPSKAFWACAALGSALVLGYALLSGAGSIQAGDLLMLGAIAVGGLGYAEGGRLAREMGGWQVICWALVLSVPVLLGPVLLGPVLYLAWQHQGAVSTRTWWAFGYVAMFSQFLGFFAWYAGLALGGIARVSQIQLLQIFFTIAFSALFFGEHVEPVTWLFAAGVIVTVMLGRKAGVRPAQPGQLPPGVQLK, encoded by the coding sequence ATGTCTTCCCGTGAAAACACCGGCATGCTGCTCGGCCTGCTGGGCGTCGTGATCTTCAGCCTGACCCTGCCCTTCACCCGTATCGTGGTGCAGGAGATCAACCCGCTGCTCAACGGCCTCGGCCGAGCACTGGTGGCGGCGGTCCCGGCGGCGGCGCTGTTGTTGTGGCGACGCGAGAAATGGCCGACCTGGAGCCAGTTCAAGGGCCTGTGGCTGGTGATCGCCGGGGTGATCCTCGGCTTTCCGGTGCTCTCGGCCTGGGCCATGCAGAGCCTGCCGGCCTCCCACGGAGCCCTGGTCAACGGCCTGCAGCCGTTGTGCGTGGCGTTGTACGCGGCGTGGCTGTCCCACGAGCGGCCCTCGAAAGCCTTCTGGGCCTGCGCGGCCCTGGGCAGTGCGCTGGTACTCGGTTATGCCCTGCTCAGCGGCGCCGGTAGCATCCAGGCCGGAGACCTGCTGATGCTCGGTGCTATTGCCGTCGGCGGCCTCGGTTATGCCGAGGGCGGCCGCCTGGCCCGGGAAATGGGTGGCTGGCAGGTGATCTGCTGGGCGCTGGTGCTGTCGGTGCCGGTGCTGCTCGGCCCGGTGCTGCTCGGCCCGGTGCTGTACCTGGCCTGGCAACACCAGGGCGCAGTTTCCACCCGGACCTGGTGGGCCTTCGGCTACGTGGCGATGTTCTCGCAGTTCCTCGGCTTCTTCGCCTGGTACGCCGGGCTGGCCCTGGGCGGCATCGCCCGGGTCAGCCAGATCCAACTGTTGCAGATCTTCTTCACCATTGCCTTCTCGGCGCTGTTCTTCGGTGAACATGTCGAACCGGTGACCTGGCTGTTCGCCGCCGGGGTGATCGTCACGGTGATGCTCGGGCGCAAGGCCGGAGTGCGCCCGGCGCAACCGGGCCAGTTGCCGCCCGGGGTTCAGCTCAAGTAG